Genomic segment of Oceanispirochaeta sp.:
TCACCATCTTTCCCTGTTTGAGCAGGCAGGCCAGTCTTGATTTCTGTTCCTGAGGGACAGGGATGACTTCAGACGTTTTCCTGTCTACCGCCTTGATTTCAACATGCTGTTTCACCTGGGATGTGGCCTTGACCGTTCTGGAGGCCTTGAGAATATGATCCGGAGTCGTACCGCAGCATCCGCCGATTCCCCTGACTCCCAACTCGATAAATTTCTGTGCATAACTGGCAAAATATTCAGGGTTTGTCAGATAGACCATCCGGCCGTCCTGCTCCTTGGGGAACCCCGCATTCGGCATGGTTATCAATGGTTTCTCCGTCAGAGGCAGGGCTTTTTCGACCCAGTTATAGGTATGGGATGGACCGGTTCCACAGTTCAGTCCCAGAATGTCCAGAGCCTCGCAGGCATTCAGCTTCTGCATCAGGACTTCCAGGCTTTCTCCTCCCGGAGTGTATCCCTCTTCTGTAAGAGTAAAACAGCCGCAGACGGGCAATCCTGTTGACGCTACCGCATCGGCCGCCAGGATCAGCTCTTCGCTGTGGCTGAAGGTTTCGAGAAGGATGAGGTCGACTCCTCCCTCTTTCAGAGCCTGAGCCTGTTCACTGAACACCTCCCTCAGTTCCTCTCGCCTGTTCTCGCCCAGTCTCTGTCCTGATTTCAGGCAGGGCCCCATGGATCCGGCCACATACTGACCTTCTGAGATATATTTCCTAACCAGTTTGACTGCGGTCAGGTTAATTTCTTTGACCTTGTCTCCCAGTCCATGCTCGGTGAGCTTGATACGGTTGGCACCAAATGTATTTGTTTCCAGGACATCCGCACCTGCATCGCTATAGGCCTTGTGAACCTCTTCTACAATTTCAGGATTGGTCAGGTTCAGTTCATCATAACAGCGGTTCAG
This window contains:
- a CDS encoding bifunctional homocysteine S-methyltransferase/methylenetetrahydrofolate reductase codes for the protein LNRCYDELNLTNPEIVEEVHKAYSDAGADVLETNTFGANRIKLTEHGLGDKVKEINLTAVKLVRKYISEGQYVAGSMGPCLKSGQRLGENRREELREVFSEQAQALKEGGVDLILLETFSHSEELILAADAVASTGLPVCGCFTLTEEGYTPGGESLEVLMQKLNACEALDILGLNCGTGPSHTYNWVEKALPLTEKPLITMPNAGFPKEQDGRMVYLTNPEYFASYAQKFIELGVRGIGGCCGTTPDHILKASRTVKATSQVKQHVEIKAVDRKTSEVIPVPQEQKSRLACLLKQGKMVTSVEITPPRSTDLTTFISKAKACAYHGVDAINIPDGPRASARVSPMIAASVIQKEAGIEAVLHYTCRDRNLLGMQSDILGSVAAGVNNFLVITGDPPKSGDYPEVTGVFDVDAIGLTQVIHNLNYGRDFGGNPISPPTGIFTGVGANPCAVSPELEMDRYRRKLEAGAEFAITQPVFDPDALLKFLDEASAFGNIPIIAGVWPLVSFKNAEFMRNEVPGVEVPDEVMERMSRCQTREEGIAEGIRIASEICRTIESYVQGFQVSSPFGRVELALKVLGMDTTL